A genomic stretch from Telmatocola sphagniphila includes:
- the tal gene encoding transaldolase, with translation MNRLKELSKLGQSVWLDYIKRSSVRNGELANIIKEDGLGGVTSNPAIFEKAFSGSTDYVEALAGLANRKDLDTKGAFEILAVEDIQGACDLLKPVYDKTACRDGYVSLEVAPTLANDTAGTLAEARRLWKMVGRPNLMIKVPATNEGIPAFKQLISEGININVTLLFDVAYYERVALAYIEGLEAHHQAGGDLKKMASVASFFVSRIDSSVDALTAKNPEAAKFFGKVAIANAKVAYQSYKKIFAGPRWSKLAAAGAQTQRVLWASTGTKSPKLKDTLYVEELIGPDTVNTIPPATFDAFRDHGVVALTLEKDVDAAYKTLQELETAGISLKKITDDLLVDGVKLFADAFVKLLAAVQKARG, from the coding sequence ATGAATCGTCTCAAAGAACTTAGCAAACTCGGACAATCGGTCTGGTTGGATTACATCAAACGCAGCTCAGTTCGCAACGGCGAACTCGCCAACATCATCAAGGAAGATGGACTGGGTGGGGTCACCTCCAATCCGGCCATCTTCGAAAAAGCTTTCAGCGGCAGCACCGATTACGTCGAAGCCCTGGCTGGTCTGGCGAATCGCAAGGATCTCGACACCAAAGGGGCTTTCGAAATCCTTGCGGTCGAAGATATCCAGGGCGCCTGCGATCTGCTCAAGCCGGTCTATGACAAGACGGCCTGTCGCGATGGTTATGTGAGTCTGGAAGTGGCGCCGACTCTGGCCAACGATACCGCCGGGACGCTGGCGGAAGCCCGCCGTCTTTGGAAGATGGTCGGTCGACCGAACCTGATGATCAAAGTCCCGGCCACCAATGAAGGCATCCCGGCTTTCAAGCAACTGATTTCCGAAGGCATCAACATCAACGTCACGTTGTTGTTCGATGTGGCCTACTACGAGAGGGTAGCCCTCGCTTACATCGAAGGATTGGAAGCGCATCATCAAGCGGGCGGCGATCTGAAGAAAATGGCCAGCGTCGCCAGTTTCTTTGTGAGCCGCATCGATTCCTCGGTCGATGCCCTGACGGCCAAGAACCCCGAAGCGGCCAAGTTCTTTGGCAAAGTGGCTATCGCCAATGCGAAAGTAGCTTACCAGAGCTACAAGAAGATTTTCGCGGGCCCGCGCTGGAGCAAGCTGGCGGCGGCCGGTGCCCAAACCCAACGAGTTCTCTGGGCCAGCACGGGAACCAAGAGCCCGAAACTGAAAGACACTCTTTATGTGGAAGAGTTGATCGGCCCCGATACGGTGAATACGATTCCCCCAGCCACTTTCGATGCCTTCCGCGATCATGGCGTCGTAGCCCTGACACTCGAAAAGGATGTGGACGCCGCTTATAAGACCCTACAAGAGCTGGAGACGGCGGGAATTTCCCTAAAGAAAATCACCGATGATCTTCTGGTCGATGGGGTGAAACTGTTCGCCGATGCGTTCGTGAAACTGCTGGCCGCGGTGCAGAAAGCCCGGGGATAG
- the panD gene encoding aspartate 1-decarboxylase, producing the protein MRRTMMKSKIHRATVTEANLEYEGSLTIDSTLLKAADILPFEKIHVWDVTNGARLVTYAMEGAAGSGVCCVNGAGAHLIKPGDLVIIATYTTLSEAKARKHLPTIVFVNEKNQIKTK; encoded by the coding sequence ATGCGGCGCACGATGATGAAGTCCAAAATTCACCGGGCGACCGTGACGGAAGCCAATCTGGAATACGAAGGCAGCCTGACGATCGATTCCACCCTCCTGAAAGCGGCGGATATTCTGCCGTTTGAAAAAATTCACGTCTGGGATGTGACGAACGGAGCGCGACTGGTGACTTACGCCATGGAAGGGGCGGCTGGCTCGGGCGTTTGTTGCGTGAACGGAGCAGGAGCGCACCTGATCAAACCCGGGGATCTGGTGATTATCGCGACCTATACAACGCTCTCCGAAGCGAAGGCCCGCAAACACCTGCCTACCATCGTATTCGTGAACGAAAAGAATCAGATCAAAACGAAATAA
- the rdgB gene encoding RdgB/HAM1 family non-canonical purine NTP pyrophosphatase, which yields MTKLVLGTKNKKKLTELKDLLADLPFEVLDLSPWPDVPDVEETGTTFEENARLKATGFARSVREYVLAEDSGLVVPALKGAPGVYSARYGGTHGNDAANNTRLLAELKDIPPEKREAYYVCTAALADPEGNVLVVTEGRCHGRIVSDYRGGGGFGYDPLFLVPEYHQTFGELSLRVKQALSHRAKAVSQLRPVLRRLSQQSGN from the coding sequence ATGACAAAGCTGGTTCTCGGGACGAAAAACAAGAAAAAACTCACGGAACTTAAGGACTTGCTGGCGGATTTGCCTTTCGAGGTCTTGGATTTATCGCCTTGGCCGGACGTTCCGGACGTCGAGGAGACCGGTACAACTTTTGAGGAAAATGCCCGGCTGAAAGCCACCGGCTTTGCCCGCTCGGTCCGGGAATATGTCCTGGCCGAGGACAGCGGACTGGTTGTGCCGGCTCTAAAAGGGGCGCCGGGGGTCTACTCGGCTCGCTACGGTGGTACCCACGGTAACGATGCCGCCAATAATACCAGACTACTGGCGGAGCTGAAGGATATCCCGCCCGAAAAGCGGGAAGCCTACTACGTTTGTACGGCCGCTCTAGCCGATCCTGAAGGTAACGTTCTGGTGGTGACCGAAGGGCGATGCCACGGTCGAATCGTCTCCGATTATCGGGGCGGCGGCGGCTTCGGTTACGATCCGCTCTTTTTGGTTCCGGAATATCACCAGACCTTCGGAGAATTGAGTCTCCGCGTGAAACAGGCGTTGAGTCATCGGGCCAAGGCCGTCTCCCAGCTCCGGCCGGTGTTGAGACGGCTGAGTCAGCAATCGGGGAATTAG
- the xerD gene encoding site-specific tyrosine recombinase XerD has translation MAASATYQEIASEVTAFRHYMKAERGMSDNTIEAYGRDLDRFALWAAQGVRKFEKPTLTELASYLQFLNEEKLAPPSIARNLIALKMFYRFLKLEERADASTVELLHSPTLWERIPQVLSPRQVEQLILAPVAGDRFFLRDRALLEILYATGCRASEVVNLKLNDVHLDSAFCKCQGKGSKERIVPLGRSAIQALKCYLATDRPNLGPSNQNDPVFISRGGKKLSREMLWVIVKKYVVRAGLHPDTSPHTLRHSFATHLLSGGADLRTVQELLGHASINTTQLYTHVDHERLRKIHQQFHRRAARPGKDAGK, from the coding sequence ATGGCAGCCAGCGCTACCTATCAGGAAATCGCTTCCGAAGTCACCGCCTTCCGCCACTATATGAAGGCGGAACGAGGCATGTCGGATAACACCATTGAAGCCTACGGCCGGGATCTGGACCGCTTCGCCCTCTGGGCCGCCCAGGGAGTACGGAAGTTCGAGAAGCCGACCCTGACCGAACTCGCCTCCTATCTGCAGTTCCTGAATGAGGAAAAGCTGGCGCCGCCGTCGATTGCCCGGAATCTGATCGCACTGAAAATGTTTTACCGGTTCCTGAAACTGGAAGAACGCGCCGATGCCAGCACGGTGGAACTGTTACACTCCCCCACCTTATGGGAGAGGATTCCCCAGGTGCTGTCTCCCCGGCAGGTGGAACAATTGATCCTCGCGCCGGTCGCCGGGGACCGTTTTTTTCTGCGCGATCGGGCTTTACTCGAAATTCTGTACGCTACGGGCTGCCGGGCCAGTGAAGTGGTGAATCTGAAACTGAACGATGTGCATCTCGATTCCGCGTTTTGCAAGTGCCAGGGGAAGGGAAGTAAGGAGCGTATTGTGCCGCTGGGTCGTTCGGCGATTCAGGCTCTGAAGTGCTATCTGGCGACCGACCGACCAAATCTCGGGCCTAGCAATCAGAACGATCCGGTATTCATTAGCCGCGGCGGCAAGAAGCTTTCCCGTGAGATGTTGTGGGTGATCGTCAAAAAGTATGTGGTTCGGGCGGGCCTGCATCCGGATACCAGCCCGCACACGCTTCGCCATAGTTTCGCCACGCACCTGTTATCGGGAGGGGCGGACCTGCGCACGGTGCAGGAACTGCTCGGTCACGCCAGCATCAATACCACGCAGTTGTACACTCACGTCGATCATGAACGGCTCCGGAAGATCCACCAGCAGTTTCATCGCCGGGCAGCGCGTCCCGGGAAGGACGCCGGCAAATAA
- a CDS encoding HEAT repeat domain-containing protein has translation MLKFVQIEGSVMVRTGVLGLCLLALSNAGLGAADAKPSEELDKKARELVRKLGDPAFRKREAAAKELLAMGSNSLPALEASLHDPDAEIRERCQQLLPLAYEADMRWKIIQFGEDKLGQKNISLPGWKKFSQMAGTDEKARKFFTDMITSNVGLLQHVESDPKKAAQMYMSRCSDFGNQQANMVFVNINGIVQRQYQQPPQPKLHEFAALLLVNSEPKVEDAVNNGGGNNYYSNVGYLLYQPYIRTFLNDEKDGAIFKKVFMGWLDAQIEPYLTPSKSPNRMMSNNLTYAMQAIQNNDLKEAVGFVEKVVGLKELQGYWRGQAICTLAKFSEPKHIKLLEPLLKDETVITTINFGGVNNKPITVQVRDVALGITIHLKGEKPASFDFDGMKEGRYGNMGNNVFYPYAFGFEDDTNRKSTFKKWDEFVAKKAKEGEKKSEQKK, from the coding sequence ATGTTAAAATTTGTCCAAATAGAGGGTTCGGTCATGGTGCGTACGGGCGTACTGGGCCTTTGTCTACTGGCTCTAAGCAATGCGGGGTTAGGGGCGGCCGATGCCAAGCCGAGCGAAGAACTCGATAAAAAAGCGCGCGAGCTGGTTCGCAAGTTAGGCGATCCGGCCTTTCGCAAGCGCGAAGCCGCGGCCAAGGAACTGCTCGCCATGGGCAGTAATAGCCTGCCCGCTTTAGAGGCTTCGCTTCACGATCCCGATGCGGAAATTCGCGAACGCTGCCAGCAGCTTCTGCCATTGGCCTACGAGGCCGACATGCGCTGGAAGATCATTCAGTTCGGCGAAGATAAGCTCGGCCAGAAGAACATCTCGCTCCCGGGCTGGAAGAAGTTCTCGCAGATGGCCGGTACCGACGAGAAGGCTCGCAAGTTCTTTACGGATATGATTACGAGCAACGTGGGTCTGCTTCAGCATGTGGAAAGCGATCCCAAGAAGGCCGCGCAGATGTACATGTCGCGCTGTTCCGATTTCGGGAATCAGCAGGCCAACATGGTTTTCGTGAACATCAATGGCATCGTACAGCGCCAGTATCAGCAACCCCCTCAACCTAAACTGCATGAATTTGCCGCACTTCTATTAGTGAATTCGGAGCCTAAGGTCGAAGACGCCGTGAACAATGGTGGAGGCAACAACTATTACTCTAATGTGGGTTATCTGCTCTATCAGCCGTACATTCGTACTTTCCTGAACGATGAAAAAGACGGGGCGATTTTCAAGAAGGTCTTCATGGGCTGGCTGGATGCCCAGATCGAACCCTACCTGACGCCGAGCAAATCTCCCAATCGAATGATGTCCAACAATTTGACTTATGCCATGCAAGCGATTCAGAATAATGATTTGAAGGAAGCCGTCGGCTTCGTGGAGAAAGTGGTGGGGCTGAAGGAATTGCAAGGCTACTGGCGTGGTCAGGCGATCTGTACTCTGGCGAAGTTCAGCGAACCCAAGCATATTAAATTGCTGGAGCCCTTGCTGAAGGATGAAACGGTAATCACCACGATCAATTTCGGCGGTGTGAATAACAAACCGATTACGGTTCAGGTTCGCGATGTGGCCCTGGGCATTACCATTCATCTGAAGGGTGAGAAGCCGGCCAGCTTCGATTTCGACGGCATGAAAGAAGGTCGGTACGGCAACATGGGGAATAATGTTTTTTATCCTTATGCGTTCGGCTTCGAAGATGACACGAATCGTAAATCGACGTTTAAGAAGTGGGACGAGTTCGTGGCCAAGAAAGCCAAAGAGGGCGAGAAGAAGAGCGAGCAGAAGAAGTAA
- a CDS encoding HEAT repeat domain-containing protein, which produces MLRASLLVVCFTMVPFASLECDEPKPNGERDKKARELVRQLGDPVFRKRDAAAQELVAMGTESLPALQAAVNDQDAEIRERSRQLLPLVLEADLKTKLIQFRKDKTGEKNIGLPCWKRFSRAVGSDKKSRDFFAEMVSNNMELFQYVETDARRAMEICDQLGPHYVNGVEVPHQRKPNLFDTVAFLLVSSEPNFKKIINLKCADTFSPVARLLAEREVQFFFDDQQNGSILKKVFLLWLDVVIEPFLAPRDTPAPSYIYDLEIAMYTIERNEIDEAVEFVEKVVSIKDPRHKFERAQAICFLSRFQNPKHLKLLETLRDDDSVLKSFNIWGPGYFPVSAEVRDVALGTIITLSGESPEQFGFDGINHPYFKQRIGKYYNPIHFGFETDEHRKAAFKKWDEFVAKKAKEGEKK; this is translated from the coding sequence ATGCTGCGTGCAAGTTTATTAGTCGTTTGCTTCACGATGGTGCCTTTCGCCAGCTTGGAGTGCGATGAACCCAAACCCAACGGCGAGCGGGATAAGAAGGCGCGGGAACTGGTACGCCAGTTGGGCGATCCGGTATTTCGCAAGCGAGATGCCGCGGCGCAAGAGTTGGTGGCGATGGGAACCGAGAGTCTGCCCGCCTTACAAGCAGCTGTTAATGACCAGGATGCAGAGATTCGAGAAAGAAGTAGACAGCTGTTACCTCTAGTCCTGGAGGCAGATTTAAAGACGAAGTTGATTCAATTTCGGAAAGATAAGACCGGCGAGAAGAATATCGGCCTACCTTGTTGGAAGAGATTCTCGCGGGCCGTTGGCTCCGACAAAAAATCACGTGATTTTTTTGCGGAGATGGTCTCGAACAACATGGAGTTATTTCAGTACGTCGAAACTGATGCACGGAGAGCGATGGAGATTTGTGACCAACTTGGCCCTCACTATGTGAATGGGGTCGAAGTTCCCCACCAGCGTAAGCCTAACTTATTTGATACAGTTGCCTTCCTATTGGTAAGTTCAGAACCCAATTTTAAGAAAATTATAAATTTAAAATGTGCGGATACATTCAGTCCAGTGGCCCGTCTTCTTGCTGAACGTGAAGTTCAGTTCTTCTTCGATGATCAACAAAATGGCTCAATCTTGAAAAAAGTATTTTTGCTTTGGCTGGACGTGGTAATCGAACCTTTCTTAGCACCTCGAGATACTCCGGCACCTTCGTATATATATGATTTGGAAATTGCCATGTATACAATTGAACGGAATGAAATAGATGAAGCTGTGGAATTTGTTGAGAAAGTAGTCTCTATAAAAGATCCAAGACATAAATTTGAGCGTGCGCAGGCTATCTGTTTTCTGAGCAGATTTCAGAATCCCAAGCATCTAAAATTGCTGGAAACATTAAGAGATGACGATTCTGTACTAAAAAGTTTCAATATTTGGGGGCCAGGTTACTTTCCAGTAAGCGCAGAAGTACGAGATGTGGCACTTGGGACAATCATAACCCTAAGCGGAGAGAGTCCAGAACAATTTGGTTTCGATGGAATAAATCATCCCTATTTTAAGCAGCGAATCGGGAAGTACTACAACCCAATTCACTTTGGTTTCGAAACCGACGAACATCGTAAAGCCGCCTTCAAGAAGTGGGACGAGTTCGTGGCCAAAAAAGCCAAAGAAGGCGAGAAGAAGTAA
- a CDS encoding VOC family protein yields MIRKIKFASIPVRDQDRALAFYVDKLGFTLITDQPMGPSQRWIEVRPPRGDTGFALFTPPGQEERIGKFTGISVECDDVQKTYEELLAVGVEFREPPKAEPWGTFVVMRDSEGNELVLSGGR; encoded by the coding sequence ATGATTCGAAAAATCAAGTTCGCTTCGATTCCGGTGCGCGATCAGGACCGGGCTCTGGCGTTTTACGTGGACAAGCTGGGCTTTACGCTGATTACCGATCAGCCGATGGGTCCTTCGCAGCGCTGGATCGAGGTGCGTCCGCCGCGCGGGGACACCGGTTTTGCGCTGTTCACTCCGCCGGGCCAGGAGGAACGCATTGGCAAGTTCACGGGGATATCGGTCGAGTGCGACGATGTGCAGAAGACTTACGAGGAGTTGCTGGCCGTCGGGGTGGAATTCCGGGAGCCGCCCAAGGCCGAGCCGTGGGGAACTTTTGTGGTGATGCGGGATTCCGAGGGGAATGAACTGGTGCTCTCGGGCGGCCGGTAG
- a CDS encoding PAS domain S-box protein, translating to MLESPLKILLVEDNAQDAKLINYELRRGGLNFESSVVQTEVEFRDELAKGPDVVLCDWNLPQFDSYRALEVLQEVNRDIPFILVSGSIGEEAAVSIIKKGAFDYLLKDRLGRLVPSVKHALATHALKKEAERASAALRQAELLFRSTFEQAAVGLAHVSLSGNWIKVNDRLLEITGYSREEMMQFNFRDITHPDDLEEDMKQVCAIREGKVKSAQIEKRYIRKDGTHIWVNRTGSLQRSESGEPLYMISVIEDINRRKAVEIALRETAEQFRVTFEQAAVGITHVSPEGRWLRVNQRFCEITDYSREELLQKNFQEITHPEDLPVDLSRGRQLLAGEIANYQLEKRYVRKNGSCTWVNTTVSLRRSEEGEPLYFITVVEDITQRKKTEAALIQSEARLSEAQEMARIGSWHYDPLKDEITEFSDVMFELYGLDDLSKCTMETLLDSVHPEDRTRMRQSLQKLHEGLDEIVEDVRLVHPDGNQLWVQYHARAIRDKDGKLIRIEGVDQDITERKLAEDALRKSEKRFRELADAIPQIVWEARSDGAVNSFNKRAEEYFGLKSSELLGWAWTNLVHPDDRSRTLELWQQTIHSVTPQDLEFRLLRKDKLYRWHIARQVPIHDNYGQIEGWYGTCTDIEDLKQALNELREERDRFLKIARSVPGALVSFRISQEGKASLPYVSPGFENIFGLSHDQVKDNADPFFAIFHPNDLEWIPESLTKSSRTLTPWFGQFRANNPKRGEIWVESRSMPTLQEDGSTLWHGVVTDITERKQAEVEQQKLISLIQHSKEFISIADLNGKITFINAGGRRMVGLGEHDDISNLHFSDYLDPPWREFMRQTVIPTALENGLWEGEMQMKNLHTGASIDVFRSIFLIRDATGRPGWYANVTVNITDRKRSERLIRDSEEKYRRLVDVLPDALFTHSNGKINFCNPAFVKLMGAQNEDQLLGVDPLSIVHTEHRDLISHRISLMRNTGESLNGIEIRIVRRDGRSVLVHSVGSPLPDPVNDSYVVALTDLSERERTLDLLHSVQMSVSDAIITIDAWGTIHTVNASFTRLFGYGQQEVIGKHLREFIPEALEAEIFTLDGRPPRTEKSLGVNRELQAHRKDGLQFPVEITLTHFQLDGELHFTCVIRDISSRKRLEEQFQQAQKMEAVGRLAGGIAHDFNNLLTVINGFSEILLEEYPGSSMGREPLAAIRDAGERAAGLTAQLLAFSRKAIIEPKILDLNQVVDSVSRLLRRLIGEDIRLESHLDSKTSLVKIDPGQLEQVLMNLAVNARDAMPEGGRLTIETAHLEIEDSAFNLAMECPPGSYVQLSVSDTGVGMSDEVKKRIFEPFFTTKGLGKGTGLGLAMVYGIIHQAGGAIEVESKVGFGTQFKILFPRISKTDSQENSVDNHGVPRGQETILLAEDEEAVRRLTTTALSMLGYKILQADSGRTAIEMAESYPGTIDLLLTDVVMPELGGRMLADAVRKLRPNVRVLYMSGYMDDAVVRQGIETSKDAFIQKPLTQSTLAKKVRLVLDAES from the coding sequence ATGCTTGAATCCCCACTCAAAATTTTATTGGTGGAAGATAACGCGCAGGACGCCAAGCTGATCAATTACGAACTGCGCCGCGGCGGATTGAATTTTGAAAGCTCGGTGGTGCAGACCGAAGTGGAGTTTCGCGACGAATTGGCCAAAGGTCCGGACGTGGTTCTGTGCGACTGGAATCTGCCTCAATTCGACAGTTATCGGGCTCTCGAAGTTCTTCAGGAAGTGAATCGGGACATTCCATTCATTCTGGTATCCGGCTCCATCGGGGAAGAAGCCGCCGTCTCGATCATCAAAAAAGGGGCTTTCGACTATCTGCTGAAAGACCGTCTGGGCCGGCTGGTTCCTTCCGTCAAGCACGCCCTGGCCACGCACGCCCTCAAAAAAGAGGCGGAACGGGCTTCGGCCGCACTTCGTCAGGCGGAGCTCCTTTTTCGCAGCACTTTCGAGCAGGCCGCTGTGGGCTTGGCGCACGTCTCGCTGTCGGGGAACTGGATCAAAGTGAACGACCGGCTTTTGGAAATCACCGGTTATTCCCGCGAAGAAATGATGCAATTTAATTTTCGGGACATCACTCACCCGGACGATCTCGAAGAGGATATGAAGCAGGTTTGCGCGATCCGGGAAGGAAAAGTCAAATCGGCGCAAATTGAAAAACGCTATATCCGTAAGGACGGCACCCACATCTGGGTGAACCGGACGGGCTCCTTGCAGCGTTCCGAATCGGGCGAACCGCTCTACATGATATCCGTGATTGAAGATATCAATCGGCGGAAAGCAGTGGAAATCGCTCTTCGCGAAACCGCCGAGCAATTCCGGGTAACATTCGAACAGGCCGCCGTGGGCATCACCCATGTCTCTCCCGAAGGTCGATGGCTGCGGGTGAATCAGCGTTTCTGCGAAATCACCGATTATTCCCGTGAGGAGCTGCTGCAGAAGAACTTTCAGGAGATTACCCACCCGGAAGATCTTCCCGTGGATCTGTCTCGCGGCCGACAGCTGCTCGCGGGGGAGATTGCCAATTATCAACTCGAAAAAAGGTACGTTCGCAAAAACGGCTCGTGCACCTGGGTCAACACGACTGTTTCTCTCCGGCGATCGGAGGAAGGAGAACCGCTTTACTTCATCACCGTCGTCGAGGACATCACGCAGCGCAAAAAAACCGAGGCCGCGCTGATTCAAAGCGAAGCCCGGTTGTCGGAAGCCCAGGAGATGGCCCGCATCGGCTCCTGGCACTACGATCCGCTGAAAGACGAGATCACCGAATTTTCCGATGTCATGTTCGAGCTGTACGGTCTGGATGATCTGTCGAAATGCACGATGGAAACGCTTCTCGATTCAGTGCATCCGGAAGACCGGACGAGAATGCGACAATCCCTGCAAAAGCTTCACGAAGGTCTCGACGAAATCGTCGAAGATGTCCGGCTGGTGCATCCCGACGGCAACCAACTCTGGGTTCAGTACCATGCGCGAGCCATCCGAGATAAGGATGGCAAACTCATCCGCATCGAAGGCGTCGATCAGGATATAACGGAACGCAAACTGGCCGAGGACGCTTTACGCAAAAGCGAGAAGCGCTTCCGCGAACTGGCCGATGCCATACCTCAAATTGTCTGGGAAGCTCGGTCGGATGGTGCCGTCAACAGCTTCAACAAACGGGCGGAAGAGTACTTTGGGTTAAAGAGCAGCGAACTGCTGGGCTGGGCCTGGACGAATCTGGTGCATCCCGATGATCGTTCGCGAACTCTGGAACTCTGGCAACAGACCATCCACTCCGTCACACCCCAGGATCTCGAGTTTCGCCTTCTCCGCAAAGATAAGCTGTATCGCTGGCACATCGCGCGACAGGTACCGATCCACGACAATTACGGACAGATAGAAGGCTGGTACGGCACCTGCACCGACATCGAAGATCTCAAACAGGCCCTCAATGAACTTCGCGAAGAGCGAGATCGATTCCTGAAAATTGCCAGGAGCGTCCCCGGCGCACTGGTCTCGTTCCGCATCTCCCAGGAAGGTAAAGCCTCTCTCCCTTATGTCAGTCCCGGGTTTGAAAATATCTTCGGCCTCAGCCACGATCAGGTCAAAGATAATGCCGATCCGTTCTTTGCGATTTTTCACCCGAACGATCTGGAGTGGATACCGGAAAGCCTCACCAAATCTTCGCGAACTTTAACGCCCTGGTTCGGACAGTTCCGCGCTAACAATCCCAAACGCGGGGAAATCTGGGTCGAATCGCGATCGATGCCGACGCTGCAGGAAGACGGCAGTACTCTCTGGCACGGTGTCGTCACAGATATTACCGAACGCAAGCAGGCCGAAGTCGAACAGCAGAAGTTGATCTCGCTCATTCAGCATAGCAAGGAGTTTATTTCCATTGCCGATCTGAATGGGAAAATCACTTTCATCAATGCCGGGGGTCGCCGCATGGTGGGGCTCGGCGAACACGACGATATCTCCAACCTCCATTTCTCGGATTATCTCGACCCGCCCTGGCGGGAGTTCATGAGGCAAACGGTTATCCCGACCGCCTTGGAAAATGGCCTCTGGGAAGGGGAAATGCAGATGAAAAATCTGCACACGGGAGCCAGTATCGATGTCTTCCGTTCCATTTTTCTGATTCGGGACGCCACCGGAAGACCGGGTTGGTATGCCAACGTCACAGTGAACATCACCGACCGCAAGCGCAGCGAAAGGCTCATCCGGGACAGCGAAGAGAAATACCGTCGGCTGGTCGATGTGCTGCCCGATGCCCTATTCACTCATTCCAACGGGAAAATCAATTTCTGCAATCCCGCGTTCGTGAAACTCATGGGCGCCCAAAATGAAGATCAACTCCTGGGTGTGGATCCGCTGAGCATCGTTCATACCGAACACAGAGATTTGATCTCCCATCGAATTTCCCTGATGCGAAACACCGGGGAATCTTTGAATGGCATCGAGATCCGCATCGTTCGCCGGGATGGCCGGTCGGTCCTCGTTCATTCCGTCGGGTCCCCCCTGCCCGATCCAGTGAACGATTCCTACGTAGTCGCTCTCACCGATCTCTCGGAACGGGAGCGGACGCTCGATCTGCTCCATTCCGTGCAAATGAGCGTGAGCGATGCGATTATCACCATCGATGCCTGGGGGACCATCCATACCGTCAATGCCTCATTCACGCGGCTTTTCGGTTATGGTCAGCAGGAAGTCATCGGCAAACATCTCCGCGAATTCATTCCCGAAGCCCTTGAAGCCGAAATCTTCACCCTCGACGGCCGGCCCCCCCGAACGGAAAAATCGCTCGGCGTCAATCGGGAATTACAGGCCCACCGCAAAGATGGCCTGCAGTTCCCGGTCGAAATCACCCTGACGCATTTTCAACTGGATGGAGAATTGCATTTCACCTGCGTCATTCGCGATATCTCCTCGCGCAAACGGCTCGAAGAGCAGTTTCAGCAGGCGCAGAAAATGGAAGCCGTCGGCCGACTGGCGGGCGGCATCGCCCACGATTTCAATAATCTGCTAACTGTCATCAACGGCTTCAGCGAAATACTGCTAGAGGAATACCCCGGTTCCTCCATGGGTCGCGAACCGCTTGCCGCCATTCGCGATGCCGGGGAACGTGCCGCGGGACTGACGGCCCAGCTCCTGGCTTTCAGCCGTAAGGCCATAATAGAGCCCAAGATCCTGGATCTGAATCAAGTCGTCGATTCCGTCAGCCGCCTGCTGCGAAGACTCATCGGCGAAGATATCCGACTGGAAAGCCATCTCGACTCCAAGACTTCGCTGGTCAAAATCGATCCCGGGCAGTTGGAACAGGTTTTGATGAACCTGGCCGTGAATGCTCGCGATGCCATGCCGGAGGGGGGCCGCCTGACAATCGAGACGGCTCATCTGGAAATCGAAGACAGTGCTTTCAACCTGGCCATGGAATGCCCGCCGGGATCCTACGTTCAACTCTCGGTTTCCGACACCGGCGTCGGCATGAGCGATGAAGTGAAAAAGCGAATTTTCGAGCCCTTTTTCACTACCAAGGGGCTGGGGAAAGGAACCGGGCTGGGACTCGCCATGGTCTACGGCATCATCCATCAGGCCGGGGGAGCGATTGAGGTCGAAAGCAAAGTCGGTTTTGGCACTCAATTCAAAATCCTTTTCCCGAGAATCTCAAAAACGGACTCCCAGGAAAATTCCGTCGATAACCACGGGGTACCGCGCGGCCAGGAAACCATCCTGCTCGCCGAAGACGAGGAAGCCGTGCGACGGCTGACCACGACGGCACTCTCGATGCTCGGCTACAAAATTCTCCAGGCCGATTCCGGTCGAACAGCTATTGAAATGGCCGAGAGTTATCCGGGGACAATCGATTTACTTCTGACCGATGTGGTGATGCCGGAACTGGGTGGTCGAATGCTGGCCGATGCGGTTCGCAAGCTACGGCCGAACGTGCGCGTACTCTACATGAGCGGCTACATGGATGATGCCGTGGTCCGCCAGGGAATTGAAACCTCCAAGGACGCCTTCATCCAGAAGCCGTTGACGCAGTCGACTCTCGCCAAAAAAGTACGCCTCGTACTGGATGCGGAAAGCTAA